The proteins below come from a single Chelmon rostratus isolate fCheRos1 chromosome 12, fCheRos1.pri, whole genome shotgun sequence genomic window:
- the yes1 gene encoding tyrosine-protein kinase yes codes for MGCVRSKEDKGPALKYRPDNSNATPVNAHLGHYGPDPTLMGHSPAMKTHNNSYNSHAAALTPFGGASSVMTPFGGASTSFTSVAVSSPFPSVITGGVTFFVALYDYEARTSDDLSFKKGDRFQIINNTEGDWWEARSINTGQKGYIPSNYVAPADSIQAEEWYFGKMGRKDAERLLLLPGNQRGTFLARESETTKGAYSLSIRDWDEMKGDNVKHYKIRKLDNGGYYITTRAQFETLQKLVKHYTEHADGLCYRLTTVCPTVKPQTQGLAKDAWEIPRESLRLEVKLGQGCFGEVWMGTWNGTTKVAIKTLKPGTMSPEAFLQEAQIMKKLRHDKLVPLYAVVSEEPIYIVTEFMGKGSLLDFLKEGDGKYLKLPQLVDMAAQIADGMAFIERMNYIHRDLRAANILVAENLVCKIADFGLARLIEDNEYTARQGAKFPIKWTAPEAALYGRFTIKSDVWSFGILLTELVTKGRVPYPGMVNREVLEQVERGYRMPCPQGCPESLHEMMRQCWKKEPDERPTFEYIQSFLEDYFTATEPQYQPGDNL; via the exons ATGGGATGTGTCAGGAGTAAAGAGGACAAGGGCCCGGCGCTGAAGTACCGACCCGATAACTCGAATGCCACACCGGTGAACGCCCACCTGGGCCACTACGGCCCTGACCCCACCCTGATGGGTCATTCGCCAGCTATgaagacacacaacaacagctacAACAGTCACGCCGCCGCCCTCACGCCCTTCGGTGGGGCGTCTTCAGTCATGACGCCGTTTGGCGGGGCGTCCACCTCCTTCACCTCAGTGGCTGTGAGCAGTCCCTTCCCCAGTGTCATCACAG GTGGTGTAACGTTTTTCGTGGCGCTGTACGACTACGAAGCGAGGACGTCAGATGACCTGTCGTTCAAAAAAGGAGATCGCTTCCAGATTATCAACAACAC GGAAGGCGACTGGTGGGAGGCTCGCTCCATCAACACCGGACAGAAAGGTTACATCCCCAGTAACTACGTGGCTCCAGCCGACTCCATTCAGGCTGAAGA ATGGTACTTTGGTAAAATGGGCCGCAAAGATGCTGAGCGTCTCTTATTGCTTCCAGGGAATCAGCGCGGCACTTTCTTGGCACGAGAGAGCGAGACGACCAAAG GTGCCTACTCTCTGTCTATCCGGGACTGGGATGAAATGAAGGGAGACAATGTTAAACACTACAAGATCCGTAAGCTGGACAACGGTGGTTATTACATCACCACTCGGGCCCAGTTTGAGACGCTACAGAAGCTGGTGAAACACTACACAG AACATGCAGACGGTCTGTGCTACAGGCTGACAACCGTGTGCCCCACCGTGAAGCCTCAGACTCAGGGACTAGCTAAAGACGCCTGGGAAATCCCGCGGGAGTCTCTCCGACTGGAGGTCAAACTGGGCCAGGGCTGCTTCGGAGAAGTCTGGATGG GCACATGGAATGGCACTACTAAGGTGGCTATTAAGACCCTGAAGCCGGGCACCATGTCCCCAGAGGCCTTCCTGCAGGAGGCTCAGATCATGAAGAAACTCCGACATGACAAACTGGTGCCTCTCTACGCTGTGGTGTCTGAGGAGCCCATCTACATTGTGACAGAATTTATGGGCAAAG GTAGTTTACTGGACTTCCTGAAGGAGGGAGATGGGAAATATCTGAAGCTGCCCCAGCTGGTGGACATGGCTGCACAG ATCGCAGACGGCATGGCCTTCATCGAGAGGATGAACTACATCCACAGGGACCTGAGAGCTGCCAACATCCTGGTGGCTGAGAACTTGGTGTGCAAGATCGCTGACTTTGGCCTGGCTCGGCTCATCGAGGACAACGAGTACACCGCCAGACAAG GTGCTAAATTCCCGATCAAGTGGACGGCCCCTGAAGCAGCTCTGTACGGCCGCTTCACCATCAAATCAGACGTCTGGTCGTTTGGGATACTACTGACTGAGCTGGTGACCAAGGGCAGAGTACCATACCCAG GTATGGTGAACCGAGAGGTACTTGAGCAGGTAGAACGAGGTTACCGCATGCCCTGCCCCCAGGGATGCCCCGAGTCCCTCCACGAGATGATGAGGCAGTGCTGGAAGAAGGAGCCAGATGAAAGACCGACCTTCGAGTACATCCAGTCCTTCTTGGAAGACTACTTCACAGCCACAGAGCCACAGTACCAGCCAGGCGACAACCTCTAG
- the adcyap1b gene encoding adenylate cyclase activating polypeptide 1b → MASSSKATLILLIYGILMHYSVFCTPIGLSYPKIRLENDAFDEDGNSLSDMGFDSDQIAIRSPPSLNDDAYTLYYPPEKRSERHAEEELDRALREILGQLTARHYLHSLMTIRAGEDNSMEDESEPLSKRHSDGIFTDSYSRYRKQMAVQKYLAAVLGRRYRQRVRNKGRRLAYL, encoded by the exons ATGGCCAGTTCGAGTAAAGCGACTTTAATCTTGCTCATCTACGGAATCTTAATGCACTACAGCGTCTTCTGCACTCCTATCGGACTAAGTTACCCTAAGATTAG ACTTGAAAACGACGCCTTCGATGAGGACGGCAATTCATTATCCGACATGGGCTTTGATAGCGATCAGATTGCTATACGAAGCCCACCGTCCTTAAACGACGACGCGTACACCCTCTACTACCCGCCAGAGAAGAG ATCAGAAAGGCATGCTGAGGAAGAATTAGATAGAGCCTTGAGGGAGATCCTGGGTCAGTTAACAGCGAGACATTATCTGCATTCTCTGATGACAATTCGTGCAGG tgaggACAACAGCATGGAGGACGAGTCAGAGCCCTTATCCAAAAGACATTCAGATGGGATCTTCACCGACAGCTACAGTCGCTATAGAAAGCAGATGGCCGTGCAGAAATACCTGGCAGCGGTTCTGGGAAGAAGGTACAGACAGAGAGTTAGGAACAAAGGACGCCGACTTGCCTATTTGTAG